A DNA window from Candidatus Brocadia sp. contains the following coding sequences:
- a CDS encoding chemotaxis protein CheD → MITVGVGDLKIAQAPHVLKTLLGSCIGVVLHDPVNKIGGLLHIMLPKKNGTDLKITKYANTGLPYFIYQMVTYAGGSRSALYAKIFGGAKMFNANGLLNIGESNELEVRRILKEEGIRIVASRTGGTKGYNIIFDTNTGDVTCRIFGESVVVY, encoded by the coding sequence ATGATTACAGTTGGTGTTGGCGATCTAAAGATTGCACAAGCGCCTCATGTATTAAAGACATTGCTCGGTTCATGCATTGGAGTTGTGTTACATGATCCGGTAAACAAGATTGGCGGACTTCTGCACATAATGCTGCCAAAAAAAAATGGTACTGATTTAAAGATTACTAAATACGCGAATACTGGACTCCCCTATTTTATCTATCAAATGGTTACCTATGCAGGCGGTTCCAGAAGCGCTCTTTACGCTAAGATCTTTGGCGGTGCAAAGATGTTCAATGCTAACGGTCTGCTGAATATCGGTGAATCAAATGAATTAGAAGTACGACGGATATTGAAAGAAGAAGGAATCAGGATAGTTGCGTCGCGAACTGGTGGTACAAAAGGATACAATATTATATTTGATACGAATACTGGTGATGTGACATGCCGCATATTTGGTGAATCAGTTGTGGTCTATTAG